The following are from one region of the Sorghum bicolor cultivar BTx623 chromosome 2, Sorghum_bicolor_NCBIv3, whole genome shotgun sequence genome:
- the LOC8064687 gene encoding protein deltex, with protein sequence MPQEPSPGKKTKKPTPPAALEIIMDIKKRWSPPVPCLVLLLLVVVIAADSRAAAQVFCRSQFNLANEACSLRPFSGPNPAQPLQLHSNGSSASYQTQADHHEHEHEHSHEHEHEHEHSHEHEHSHEHEREHTHSRRHGFGHGGRDPYDTACCRRLMGIDNACICQAMSFLPVFMSKVKHAIKLSPVPGCDVSFECGAVY encoded by the coding sequence ATGCCACAGGAACCATCCCCTGGTAAAAAAACCAAGAAACCAACACCTCCTGCAGCTCTGGAGATCATCATGGACATCAAGAAGAGATGGTCACCACCAGTGCCTTGTCTTGTGCTCCTCCTGCTCGTCGTCGTCATTGCAGCAGACAGCCGCGCCGCGGCGCAGGTGTTCTGCCGCTCACAGTTCAACCTAGCCAACGAGGCCTGCAGCCTGCGCCCCTTCTCCGGGCCCAACCCGGCGCAGCCGCTGCAGCTGCACAGCAACGGTTCGTCGGCGTCCTACCAGACGCAGGCGGACCACCACGAGCACGAGCATGAGCACAGCCACGAGCACGAGCACGAGCATGAGCACAGCCACGAGCACGAGCACAGCCACGAGCACGAGCGCGAGCACACACACAGCCGGCGGCATGGCTTCGGGCACGGCGGCCGCGACCCCTACGACACCGCCTGCTGCCGCCGCCTCATGGGCATCGACAACGCCTGCATCTGCCAGGCCATGTCCTTCCTCCCCGTCTTCATGAGCAAGGTCAAGCACGCCATCAAGCTCAGCCCCGTCCCGGGCTGCGACGTCTCCTTCGAGTGCGGCGCCGTCTACTGA
- the LOC8064688 gene encoding ethylene-responsive transcription factor ERF119: MLRYKKVCIFCCDPDATDSSDDEDDQTSKKEKKIIREVLVPLRKYKTLRPLKAIMPCRIKDLKSPERKVPLSRYRGVRLRDSGRWQAEIRNPFTKKRDYSLHDTEEAAAATYQAKWFQFHAEMLAIKAQEPVSKHAALSSSSLVSCASSSVLCKQSIQEVQQNGGVSMEISEDELLHHEPMDQSLLNFSTPMETSGHVMLNWKDELPFSDSVSPTDEPPLDDLTRLEAMFPVSDFIDATYEPLDDEYIGLADISHLPLQFKGPEFDLDAELDWSGFDFVSMESELELL, from the coding sequence ATGTTGCGCTACAAGAAGGTCTGCATTTTCTGCTGCGATCCTGATGCAACTGATTCCTCCGATGATGAGGATGATCAGAcctccaagaaagaaaagaaaattataAGAGAGGTTCTAGTTCCCTTAAGGAAATATAAGACCTTGAGACCTCTAAAAGCCATTATGCCATGTCGAATAAAGGATCTGAAAAGTCCAGAAAGGAAGGTACCATTGAGCAGGTACCGTGGTGTGCGCCTGCGGGACTCTGGTCGGTGGCAAGCAGAGATTCGCAATCCTTTCACAAAGAAACGAGACTACAGTTTACATGACACTGAGGAGGCTGCTGCTGCAACATATCAGGCAAAATGGTTCCAGTTCCACGCAGAGATGCTGGCAATAAAAGCTCAAGAGCCTGTGTCAAAACATGCAGCTTTGTCCAGCTCATCCTTGGTTTCCTGTGCCTCTTCATCTGTGTTATGCAAGCAGAGCATACAAGAAGTGCAGCAGAATGGAGGAGTATCCATGGAAATTTCAGAGGACGAACTTCTCCACCATGAACCTATGGATCAAAGCTTACTGAACTTCTCCACCCCTATGGAGACTTCAGGGCATGTCATGCTAAACTGGAAAGATGAGCTTCCTTTCAGTGACTCTGTCAGCCCAACTGATGAACCCCCACTCGACGATCTCACCAGACTGGAAGCTATGTTCCCTGTCAGTGATTTTATTGATGCTACATACGAGCCACTGGATGATGAATATATTGGCCTGGCTGACATTAGCCACCTGCCTCTTCAATTCAAGGGCCCAGAGTTCGATCTGGATGCAGAGCTTGATTGGAGTGGGTTCGACTTCGTTTCAATGGAAAGTGAACTCGAGTTACTATGA